GTTGACGCCAGCCTTGTTGCGCCGGATGTATTCTTCGATACGGGCGATCTCCGCCTGATCCTTCGCAAAGGCCCGCTTTTGCGCCAGCAGCGCCTCATCGCGGAGCTGCAAAAACCGCGAGTAATTCCCCGGGTACATGTCAAGGCAGCCTCGTTCCAGATGGAAGATGCGGCCGCAAATCTTGTCCAAAAAGTACCGGTCATGAGAGATGACGAGGACAGCGCCGCGGTAGTCGCGCAGGTAATCCTCCAACCATTCCGTCGCGCCGATATCGAGGTGGTTCGTGGGCTCGTCGAGCATCAGCAGGTCATAGGGCCGCAGGAGCAGGCGGGCCAGGGCGAGCCTTGTCTTCTGACCGCCGCTGAGCACCTCTGCCGGCAGGTTAAAATCGTCCTCCGTAAATCCGAGGCCGCGCAGGACGGAGCGGACTTTGGCCTCGGCGCCGTAGCCGCCCCCTTCCTCATAGCGATGAAGCAGGTCAGCATATTCGGCCATGACCTGCTCCAGGACCTTTTCGTCGGCCAGGGTGTCCGGGTGCTCCATCGCCTGTTCCAGGCGGCTGATCTCAGCGCGCATGGCCAGGATGTCAGCCAACTCCTCCAGGGCCGCCGCGAAGACCGTCTGGCCGGCCGGCGGGGTGCGCACCTGCTGGAGGTAGCCCACACGGACGCCCTGGGTCCAACTGAGAACGCCTTCGGCCGGCTCCTCCGATCCGGTGAGCACGCGAAAGAGGCTCGTCTTGCCTGCCCCGTTCGGTCCGACAAGACCGACCTTGTCCCCCTCGTGGATGATGAAGGTGACATTTTCAAAGACGCGTCGTGCGCCATAGTTGAGCGCCAGGTTTTTACTCTGTGTGATAATCCGGTTGCTCATAATTCCCTTTTCCTTTTATTTTTGACAGTTGGGGCAAAAATGGGTGCTCCGCCCGCTGCGTTTTTCTCGAACGATGGCGCCGCCGCAGCGACGGCAGAGGGCGCCTTCCCGCCCATAGGCCCACAGCTTTTCCTGAAACTCCCCTTTGCGTCCCTCGCCGTCGACATAATCGCGAAAGGATGTCCCCTTGGCGTCAATGCCCTCCTGGAGAACGGTGCGGATGCTGTCGTAGAGGCGGCGGCTCTCGGCCTCATCGAGGGAGTCGGCCGGCCGATCCGGGTGGAGAGCGGCCCGGGCGAGGGCCTCATCGGCGTAGATGTTCCCGAGACCGGCCAGGAAGGACTGGTCGAGCAGCAGCGGCTTCAGCTTGGTCTTGCGTTTCACCAGGGCGCCGTGAAAAAGGGCGAAGGAGAGATCGTCGGCCAACGGTTCGGGACCGAGCCGGCCCTTTCCCGGCTGCACCAGCGCCTCCGCCGTCGCCATGAGGGTCAAGGTGCCAAACTGGCGCACATCAGCGTAGCGCAGCAAACTGCCGTCGTCCAAGCGGAAGACGGCATGGGTATGGGGCGGTTCCGGCGTTTCCCTTTCCTCCTTCCGGAGGTGGACGAGGCGTCCGGTCATACGCAAGTGGATCACAAGGGTCTCGTCACCGTCCAGGTGGATCAGCAGGTATTTCCCTCGTCGTCCTAATTCACGGATCTGTCGCCCCCGGAGGGCGTCGGCGAAAAGCGTGCCCGGCAGGGCAAAGGCGATTTTGGGCAGGCGCAGTTCTACATCTTCTATCGTCCGCCTCGATATCCGGCTCGCCAGGCTGCGGCGGACGGTCTCTACTTCCGGCAATTCGGGCACTGGACAACCTCCGTTAGCGCGAAAAATCGATGTCAGGCGACGATCACCCGGCCGAATAGGGTTTCATCTCATACCAGTTCGGCCCCGTCTTGACGTCCACCGTCAGCGGCACGTCGAGCCGGATCGTCTGTTCCATCGTTTCCTGGATGAGGGCGGCCGCTTCGGCGAGCTCTGCCAGCGGCGTCTCGAAGATCAATTCGTCATGGACTTGCAACAGCATGCGGGTGCGCAGCCCCTGCTTGACCAACAGGTCGGGGATGCGGACCATGGCCGCTTTGATGATGTCGGCGGCGGTGCCCTGGATGGGCGTGTTCATGGCCGCCCGCTCACCGAAATTCTGGCGGATTTTATTTTTGACAAAGAGATCGGGCAGCCGCCGCCGCCGGCCCAGCAGGGTCGTCACATAGCCTTGCCGGCGCGCCTCGGCGATGATCTCGTCGATGTAGCCCTTGACGCCGTTGTAGCGTTCGAAGTAGCCGTCGATGTACTGGCGCGCCTCGGCGCGGAGCACCCCTAAGTCGCGGCTGAGGCCGAAGTCGCTGATGCCGTAGACGATGCCAAAGTTGACCGCCTTGGCGCGCCGGCGCATCTCGCGGGTCACATTCTCCATGGGCACGCCGAAGACTTCGCTGGCGGTGCGGGTATGAATATCCTGATTCTTGGCAAAGGCGTCCTTGAAGGAGGGATCACCGGAGAGGTGGGCCAGGATGCGCAGTTCGATCTGCGAGTAATCGGCGGCCAAGAGAGTCCAGCCGTCACTGGGGGCCACAAAGGCCTTGCGGATGCGGCGTCCCTGTTCGAGGCGAACCGGTATGTTCTGCAGGTTCGGTTCAGTCGACGAGAGCCGGCCTGTCGCCGTCACCGCCTGGTTGAAGCTGGTGTGGATGCGGCCGCCGTCACCGTCGATCAGGGGCAGCAGACCCTCTACATAGGTCGACTTGAGTTTCATCAGTTGTCGGTATTCCAGCACCTTGGGCACGATCGGGTGCCGGTCGGCCAGTTCTTCCAGAACCTCTACATCGGTGGAGTAGCCGGTCTTCGTCTTTTTGATCACCGGCAGCCCCAGCTTTTCAAAGAGGATCTTGCCGAACTGCTGTGTCGAGTTGATGTTGAAGGTCTCACCGGCCAGATCATAGATATGGGCCTGCAACCGGTGGATCTCGGCGCCCAGTTCGCCGGCCATCTCTTGCAGGACGGCGGGATTGACCTTGACGCCGGCCCATTCCATGGCGCCCAGGATCGGCGCCAGCGGCAGCTCCACATCGCGGTACAGGGCGCTCAATCCCTCTTCGCCGAGGCGCGCCTCCAAGGCCGGCATCATGTGAAAGAGCGCCGCAGCAGCGCGGGCCCCTTCCTCCGGCGCAAGGGCGTTGCGTCCGGCGTCAGCGTCGATTTTCCAACCGATCAAGTCGTGGGCCGACCGAGCCAAGTTGTAGCTGTTCGCGAGGGGATCGAGCAGGTAGGCGCCGATCAGGCCGTCACCGTCGATCCCTTCGATCAAGGTGTCCTCCCGGCGAGCGAGCAGCCAGAGCGACTTGGCGTCAAAAAAGAGCTTGCGATGGTCCTTGGAGATCCAAAAGGGGCGGGTCGCCGCAAAGATCGCGCCCGGCTGGTCGATGACCCAGACGCGCGGCAATATCGGCAGGGCGTCTTTTCCCGCAGCGATGATGAGTTGTTTCAATTCGCCGGTCCGTGGCGAGCCGTCCCAGGCGGCCAGCACCGCCGTCCGGCATCCCGGTTCAGCGCCAAGCTGCATCAGTTCCGTCAACATCTGGCCGGTCGTCGCCTCATCGTCGACAAGGGTGAAGTCCACGGTGAGGGGCGCTTCCACCTCGACATTGACGGCTGTTTCGCCGGTTTTCCCCTCCTGTTGCGCTCCCGGTTCGGCAGGGAGCCCGCCAGCGCCGGCCTTCTCCTCCGTTCCGGCAAAGAGGCTGCCGCTTTCCGCCCCGTCCCCTTCCCCCTCGGGAAGGTGGCGCAGGAGGCTGCGGAATTCCAAGTCCTTATAGAGTTGACGCAACGCCGGGTAATCGGGCGCTGCCGCCCGGCAAGCCTCCCAATCGGGGGTAAGGGGAATATCGCATTTGATCGTCGCCAGTTCCTTCGAGAGAAAAGCCAGTTCACGATGGGTGGCCAGCTTCTCCTTCAGTTTCCCTTTCACCTCGTCGAGCCGTTCGTAGAGGCTGTCCATGTCGCCAAACTGTTCCAGCAACTTGAAGGCCGTCTTCTCGCCCACCCCCGGCACACCGGGGATGTTGTCGGAAGCGTCGCCCATGAGGCCTTTCCAATCGATCACCTGGCGCGGTGTCAAGCCGATTTTCTCCTTCAGCGCTTCCTCATCATAGCGTTCGATCTCGCTGATCCCCTTGCGGGTGAAGAGCACCTCCACTCCGGGGGAAATCAACTGCCAGGCGTCGCGGTCGCCCGTGACGATCAAGCTGTATATCCCCTGTTCCCGGGCCTGGCAAACGAGGGCGCCGATGAGATCGTCGGCCTCAAAGCCCGCCTCCTCAAAGACAGGGATGCCCCAGGCGGCGAGGACCTCCTTGAGCAGGCCGAACTGGGGCCGCAGTTCATCGGGCGTCGCTCCCCGCTGGGCCTTATAGGCTTCATATCGCTGCGTCCGGAAGGTGACGCGACTTTTGTCGAGACAGACGGCCAGGTGATCCGGTTGATAATCCCGGCGCAGCCGTTCGAGCATCGTCAAAAAACCGTAGACGGCGTTGGTGGGAACGCCCTGGGAAGAAGACATGGGCGGCAGCGCGTAAAAAGCCCGATGAAGCAGGCTGCTGCCGTCGATGACCATAAAAACTGCATTGCGCACAGATTCGGTGCTCCTTTAATCGCGTACTGAATCGAAGAATCAAGGTCTCCCAAAAGGTTCTCGCTGCATCTCCACAAACCCTGCTTAGGCCTGTTCCCTTTCAGAATCAATCGCCTCGCCCAGTTCCCGCCAGGGTAAAGCGGCAGCCTTGATCGACGGCTCACCGTCTTCATTGCCCTGGTAATAGACGACGACCAGATCATCGTCGACGACAGCGAGATCGGTATATCCCCCATCATAGGGATTTCCCTCATACATATCGAGCGTCAAGCCGCTGTTGCCGCTTTCGCGAGACGCGGCGTCTTCTTCATCGTCCCCCTGGTTTTCGCCGGCAGATCCGTTCGAGGAACAAACCTCCTGCTCCCAGCCTTCATTGGCGCGCAGAAGGCGGATCGCCACAGCGCTTTTCCGCTTTTCCCGCAGATCCCGGTAGGCGAGAGCGATGCCCTCCGGCAGGGAGACGGCCATGGGCGCGTGGGCTTTGGAAAAAATCCGTATCGGCTTCGACCAGCGCTGGAGATCGTCCGAATCGGCGAGCCAGATGCCGAAGGGGGCACTGTCCTGGCGGCTGAACATCCGGTAGCGGCTCCCGTCAAAGACGATGGTGCTTTCATTCAGGACAGCGCCGTCGATATTGCTGGGAAGATAGGACAAGACATCCCAGTGTTCAAAATCGTCGGTCACGATGACAAGGGGGCGGGTGAAGGTCTCGCCCTTCAGGATCCCATAGGCGGGAAAGATGCAACCGGTGGGGCTTTTGATGGCCTTGCCATAGAAGACGATCCACTCGACCCCCTTCAGTTCGACGGCGCAGCGTTCGGTGAACCGGGGCTCGTCGGCGACGGAGACGAAGGCCGGACAGATCCTTCCCCGCAGGTATGTACGGGTGCAGAGGGTGAAGAGGTCCTCATCAAGGCGGGAGACAATGGCGTCGATCTCGTTTTCGCTGCGGAAAACGACCTTGTCTTCGCCAACGTCAACAAAACCTTCCCCCCTGTCCGCATGCATCCGTTCCAGGAATTCACCCTTGTCCAGCCGCAGGCAGCGCACGGTTCCATCGACGCCGTGGCACTGGCGAGCGCTCGTCACCCCCTGGCGGTAGAAGATATAGACCCGGTCCCGGTGCTCCGTAAAGGTCGGAAAGGCGGAGTAGCGGTTTCGCTGCCTGGGCACAAGCGTTTTTCGCGCGATCACATCGATCCCCTCCATGGTCAACAGCGCGCCTTCGGCTGTTCATTATCTACTGGTGATTATACCCCTTCGGTTTCATCCAAACGCAAAAAAAGCGCCTGGATCCGCGATTTTTTCGCGGCCCAGGCTGTCGTCGGGAGAATGCCGGGTTACACCAGCGCCCGTTTGCCCGCTGGCGGTCGATACCCCTCCGGCGGTTCGACCCGTTCGACACGGCAGGCGCAAACCTTCAGTTCAGGGATCTTGGCGACGGGATCGACGACACCGATGGTCAGCTTGTTGACTGCCGCCTCGGCGAAGTGGAAGGAGGTGAAGACCGTCCCTGCCAGGATGCTTTCAGTCAGTCGCACCGGCAGGGCGATGGCCCCCCGGCGGGTGGACAGGCAAACCCAATCGCCGTCAACCAGGCCGCAGGCGGCGGCGTCACCGGGATGCATCTCCAGGTGTTCCTCCGGATAGATCGTCTCCAACCCGGTCCGCCGGCTCATCGTCCCCGTATGGTAGTGAAAGAGGCGCCGGCCCGTGGAGAGCACAAGGGGATAATCTCCATCGGTCGCTTCTGCCGGCGGCAGGTAGTGAACGCCATGGAAGCGGCCTTTTCCCCGGGTAAAGCGATCCACATGCAACCGGGGCGTTCCCGGATGCTCCGGCGACAGGCAGGGCCAGCAAAGCCCGCCGTCCCGGTCGATCCGTTCGTGGCTGACACCGCCATAGGACGGAGTGAGGCGGGCGATTTCCGCCATCACCGCCGCCGGGTCTTCCAAGTCAAAGGGGCGCCCCAGGGCGGCGGCCAGATCGGCCATGATCCGCCAGTCGGGCCGCGATTCGCCGATGGGCTCGATGGCCTGGCGCACCCGCTGCACCCGCCGTTCCGTGTTGGTGAAGGTGCCTTCTTTTTCAGCGAAGGTGCAGGCCGGCAAGACCACATGGGCCAGTTGGGCCGTCTCGCTCAGGAAGATATCGACGGCGACGAGGCATTCCAATTGTTGCAAAGCCTCGACGACATGGGAACTGTCCGGGTCAGACAGAACGGGGTTCTCGCCGACGATCAGCATCGCCTTCAGCGAGCCTGAGCGGGCTGCTTCGAGCATCTCGCCGACGGTAAAGCCCGGCTGTTCCGCCAGGTCGGCGGAAGCAACGCCCCAGGCTCCGGCAAACTTCGCCCGCACGGCCGGGTCTGTGACCGGCTGGTAGCCGGGAAAAACGTTCGGCAGCGCGCCCATGTCACAGGCGCCCTGCACGTTGTTTTGCCCGCGCAGCGGGTTGACGCCGCTTCCCTCTTTGCCGATGTGACCGGTCAACAGGGCCAGGTTGGCGATGGCCATCACGTTGTGGCTGCCGGTGCGTTTCTGGGTGATCCCCATGGTGTAGAAAATGGAGGCTCGTTCAGCCTTCGCGTACCGCCGGGCTGTCTCGCGAATCACCTCCGGCGCGATCCCGGCGATCGGCGCCGCCCATTCCGGCGTGCAATCGGCGACAGCCGCCTGCAGTTCGGCAAAGCCTTCCGTCCGTTCCTCGATAAAGGCTTGGTTCGATAGTCCTTCCGCGATGATCACATGGGCCAGGGCATTGAGCAGCGCCAGGTCTCCACCGGGTCGGATCGCCAGGTGATTCGTCGCCGCAGCAGCCAGTTCCGTTTGGCGCGGATCGATGACGACACAGGGGGTCCCCCGCCCGATGGCCTGCAACAGTTTCTGGGCCAAAACAGGGTGAGACTCAGTCGTGTTCGACCCGATGACCAGCAAGAAGTCGCTCTTGGCGATGTCGCCGATGGGGTTGGTCATGGCCCCAGAGCCAAAGGCGGCGGCCAGGCCGGCCACCGTCGAGGCGTGGCAGAGGCGGGCGCAGTGGTCGATGTTGTTGGTGCCGAGGACGGCCCGGGCGAACCGGTTGATCAGGTAGTTGTCCTCATTCGTCGCCTTGGCCGAAGCCAGCACGCCGAAGGCATCGCCGCCATGGTCAGCCCGGATGGCCTGAAAACGCTCCGCCACGAGGGCGATCGCTTCCTCCCAGGAGGTTTCGACAAAGCGGCCCTCCTTTTTCACGAGAGGCCGGCGCAACCGATCGGGGTGGTGAATAAAGGAGAGGCCAAAACGCCCCTTCACACAGAGGTGGCGTCCGTTGACCGGCCCATCAGACGCCGATGCGACGCCGATGACCTCCTCCCGCCCCGGTTCACCGGCGCCCGGCCGCCCCACGACCTCCAGATCGAAGTTGCAACCGGTGCCGCAATAAGGACATGTCGTCCGCACCTTGCGGCGCACGTCCCAGGGGCGACCCTTCCCAGCCTTCGTCTTGTCCACGAGCGCGCCGGTCGGGCAGAGAGCGACACAGGAGCCGCAAAAGACACAGTCCGACTCGCCCAAGGGCCGCTCAAAAGCCGGCCCGACCGTCGTCGCGAAACCGCGTTTTACATAGTCGAGGACATGGCGTCCCTGCACCTCGGCGCAGACGCGGACACATTTGCCGCAGAGGACGCACTTGTTCATATCGCGCCGGATAAAGGGGTTGCCGTCATCCAAAGGATCATGGCGGCGTTCCCCGTCCAGGGCAGAGCCGGGAAGGGGAAAGTCGGCGCCATACTCGTAGGCGTAGGTCTGAAGCTTGCAGCGACCGGTCCGCTCGCAGCGCAGGCAGTCCTTCGGGTGGTTGGCCAGGAGCAGTTCCAGCACCGTCCGGCGCGCCTCAACGACAGCCTCTGTCCCGGTGCGGACGACCATTCCCGGCGATACGGCCGTGACACAGGAGGGCGGCAGGTTGCGCATCTTCATCATCCCGCCCGCCGTGGCCACTTCGATCTCCACTACACAGAGGCGGCAAGAACCGGGATTGGTCAATTCGGGATCGTGACAGAGGGTCGGGATGTCGATGCCGAGTTGCCGCGCCGCTGCCAAAACGGTCGTGCCCGCCGGCACGGAAAGGGCTTGTCCGTCGATGGTCAATTCCACTGTTGCGTCTATCATCGTCATCCTCCCTCCTATCGGCGTATGACCGCCCCGAACTTGCACCGTTCCAGGCAGGCGCCACACTTGATGCAGCGGCTTTCATCGATCACATAGGCTTCCCTCGGCTTGCCGGAGATGCAGCCAACAGGGCAGGCGCGGGCGCAGAGAGAACAGCCGCGGCACTTGTCCCCTTCGATGCGGTAGGTCAAAAGCGCGGCGCAGAGGCCGGCAGGGCAGCGCCGGTCGCTGATATGGGCCTCATACTCGTCGCGGAAATAGCGCAGCGTCGTCAAGACGGGATTGGGCGCCGACTGTCCGAGGCCGCAGAGGGACGTGGACTTGATCACAAGGGCCAGTTTTTCCAGCGCCGCCAGGTCTTCCCCTTTTCCCTGGCCGACCGTGATCCGCGTCAGGATCTCCAGCATCCGTTTCGTCCCTTCCCGGCAGGGGGCGCATTTGCCGCAAGACTCCTGCTGGGTGAAGTTTAAGAAATAGCGGGCGATGTCGACCATGCAGGTCGACTCGTCCATCACGACAAGGCCGCCGGAGCCCACCATGGCGCCCACTTCCAGGAGGGATTCATAATCGACAGGCGTATCGAGGAGCGATTCCGGCAGGCAACCGCCGGAAGGTCCGCCGATTTGGACGGCTTTGAAGGCCTTGCCGCCCTGGATGCCGCCGCCGATGGCGAAGATGATCTCCCGCAGGCTGAGACCCATGGGCACCTCGACAAGGCCCGTGTTGTTGACCTTGCCGGTAAGGGCGAAGACCTTCGACCCTTTGGACCGGCCCACACCCATGTTGGCGTACCAGTCGGCGCCGTGGCGCAGGATGTGGGGGATGTTGGCGAAGGTTTCCACGTTGTTGATGTTGGTCGGCTTGCCCCACAGGCCTTT
The nucleotide sequence above comes from Heliomicrobium gestii. Encoded proteins:
- the mutM gene encoding bifunctional DNA-formamidopyrimidine glycosylase/DNA-(apurinic or apyrimidinic site) lyase codes for the protein MPELPEVETVRRSLASRISRRTIEDVELRLPKIAFALPGTLFADALRGRQIRELGRRGKYLLIHLDGDETLVIHLRMTGRLVHLRKEERETPEPPHTHAVFRLDDGSLLRYADVRQFGTLTLMATAEALVQPGKGRLGPEPLADDLSFALFHGALVKRKTKLKPLLLDQSFLAGLGNIYADEALARAALHPDRPADSLDEAESRRLYDSIRTVLQEGIDAKGTSFRDYVDGEGRKGEFQEKLWAYGREGALCRRCGGAIVREKRSGRSTHFCPNCQK
- a CDS encoding glycoside hydrolase family protein — translated: MIARKTLVPRQRNRYSAFPTFTEHRDRVYIFYRQGVTSARQCHGVDGTVRCLRLDKGEFLERMHADRGEGFVDVGEDKVVFRSENEIDAIVSRLDEDLFTLCTRTYLRGRICPAFVSVADEPRFTERCAVELKGVEWIVFYGKAIKSPTGCIFPAYGILKGETFTRPLVIVTDDFEHWDVLSYLPSNIDGAVLNESTIVFDGSRYRMFSRQDSAPFGIWLADSDDLQRWSKPIRIFSKAHAPMAVSLPEGIALAYRDLREKRKSAVAIRLLRANEGWEQEVCSSNGSAGENQGDDEEDAASRESGNSGLTLDMYEGNPYDGGYTDLAVVDDDLVVVYYQGNEDGEPSIKAAALPWRELGEAIDSEREQA
- the fdhF gene encoding formate dehydrogenase subunit alpha, with translation MIDATVELTIDGQALSVPAGTTVLAAARQLGIDIPTLCHDPELTNPGSCRLCVVEIEVATAGGMMKMRNLPPSCVTAVSPGMVVRTGTEAVVEARRTVLELLLANHPKDCLRCERTGRCKLQTYAYEYGADFPLPGSALDGERRHDPLDDGNPFIRRDMNKCVLCGKCVRVCAEVQGRHVLDYVKRGFATTVGPAFERPLGESDCVFCGSCVALCPTGALVDKTKAGKGRPWDVRRKVRTTCPYCGTGCNFDLEVVGRPGAGEPGREEVIGVASASDGPVNGRHLCVKGRFGLSFIHHPDRLRRPLVKKEGRFVETSWEEAIALVAERFQAIRADHGGDAFGVLASAKATNEDNYLINRFARAVLGTNNIDHCARLCHASTVAGLAAAFGSGAMTNPIGDIAKSDFLLVIGSNTTESHPVLAQKLLQAIGRGTPCVVIDPRQTELAAAATNHLAIRPGGDLALLNALAHVIIAEGLSNQAFIEERTEGFAELQAAVADCTPEWAAPIAGIAPEVIRETARRYAKAERASIFYTMGITQKRTGSHNVMAIANLALLTGHIGKEGSGVNPLRGQNNVQGACDMGALPNVFPGYQPVTDPAVRAKFAGAWGVASADLAEQPGFTVGEMLEAARSGSLKAMLIVGENPVLSDPDSSHVVEALQQLECLVAVDIFLSETAQLAHVVLPACTFAEKEGTFTNTERRVQRVRQAIEPIGESRPDWRIMADLAAALGRPFDLEDPAAVMAEIARLTPSYGGVSHERIDRDGGLCWPCLSPEHPGTPRLHVDRFTRGKGRFHGVHYLPPAEATDGDYPLVLSTGRRLFHYHTGTMSRRTGLETIYPEEHLEMHPGDAAACGLVDGDWVCLSTRRGAIALPVRLTESILAGTVFTSFHFAEAAVNKLTIGVVDPVAKIPELKVCACRVERVEPPEGYRPPAGKRALV
- the polA gene encoding DNA polymerase I, whose product is MRNAVFMVIDGSSLLHRAFYALPPMSSSQGVPTNAVYGFLTMLERLRRDYQPDHLAVCLDKSRVTFRTQRYEAYKAQRGATPDELRPQFGLLKEVLAAWGIPVFEEAGFEADDLIGALVCQAREQGIYSLIVTGDRDAWQLISPGVEVLFTRKGISEIERYDEEALKEKIGLTPRQVIDWKGLMGDASDNIPGVPGVGEKTAFKLLEQFGDMDSLYERLDEVKGKLKEKLATHRELAFLSKELATIKCDIPLTPDWEACRAAAPDYPALRQLYKDLEFRSLLRHLPEGEGDGAESGSLFAGTEEKAGAGGLPAEPGAQQEGKTGETAVNVEVEAPLTVDFTLVDDEATTGQMLTELMQLGAEPGCRTAVLAAWDGSPRTGELKQLIIAAGKDALPILPRVWVIDQPGAIFAATRPFWISKDHRKLFFDAKSLWLLARREDTLIEGIDGDGLIGAYLLDPLANSYNLARSAHDLIGWKIDADAGRNALAPEEGARAAAALFHMMPALEARLGEEGLSALYRDVELPLAPILGAMEWAGVKVNPAVLQEMAGELGAEIHRLQAHIYDLAGETFNINSTQQFGKILFEKLGLPVIKKTKTGYSTDVEVLEELADRHPIVPKVLEYRQLMKLKSTYVEGLLPLIDGDGGRIHTSFNQAVTATGRLSSTEPNLQNIPVRLEQGRRIRKAFVAPSDGWTLLAADYSQIELRILAHLSGDPSFKDAFAKNQDIHTRTASEVFGVPMENVTREMRRRAKAVNFGIVYGISDFGLSRDLGVLRAEARQYIDGYFERYNGVKGYIDEIIAEARRQGYVTTLLGRRRRLPDLFVKNKIRQNFGERAAMNTPIQGTAADIIKAAMVRIPDLLVKQGLRTRMLLQVHDELIFETPLAELAEAAALIQETMEQTIRLDVPLTVDVKTGPNWYEMKPYSAG